A genomic stretch from Sinorhizobium terangae includes:
- a CDS encoding GlsB/YeaQ/YmgE family stress response membrane protein: MGIESILVFLIVGAVAGWLAGLIVSGFGFGLIGNIVVGIVGAFIAGYLFPAIGISLGTGILSAIIHSTIGAIILLVLIRIVKQA, encoded by the coding sequence ATGGGTATTGAAAGCATCCTGGTATTCCTGATCGTGGGCGCGGTTGCCGGCTGGCTTGCCGGTCTGATCGTCAGCGGCTTCGGCTTTGGCCTGATCGGCAACATCGTCGTCGGCATCGTCGGTGCATTCATCGCCGGCTATCTCTTTCCCGCGATCGGGATCAGCCTCGGCACTGGTATCCTTTCCGCGATCATCCATTCGACGATCGGCGCGATCATCCTTCTGGTGCTGATCCGCATCGTCAAACAGGCATAA
- the yacG gene encoding DNA gyrase inhibitor YacG — protein MSGESKKSGSNVEPLRATRPCPECGRPSAREHYPFCSERCRNVDLNRWLSGSYAIPVADDESKADDEDR, from the coding sequence TTGAGCGGCGAAAGCAAGAAGAGCGGTTCGAACGTCGAACCCCTGCGCGCGACGCGGCCCTGCCCGGAATGCGGCCGCCCGTCCGCGCGCGAGCATTATCCGTTCTGTTCCGAGCGCTGCCGCAACGTCGACCTCAATCGCTGGCTTTCCGGATCCTATGCGATTCCGGTCGCCGATGACGAGTCGAAGGCGGACGACGAGGATCGCTGA
- a CDS encoding ceramide glucosyltransferase, with protein sequence MLNLFDAAGAFLAINVLSLMIAGWRIWPRLGSQPETLHRPPVSVVIPLCGLEVFSRETLESAFRLDWPDYEVIFCVADAGDAVIPLIEEVRERHPAIPATVLVGDDLISANPKLNNCVKGWNAASHEWVVLADSNVLMPADYLIRLMAVWRQDTGLVCSTPLGSRPHGFWAEVECAFLNAHQARWQYAGEALGFGFAQGKSMLWRKSMLDAHGGIQALASHIAEDAAATKLVRSLGLKVHLVSSPFEQPLGTRTFREVWARQCRWARLRRVTFPQFYSPEILLGVMPPLLLSLLAAFVAGRSPFAVTGFVVGAAYLPELALTYRKNWHMSRWSLIAMFTRDALLPIIWVRGWLAGSADWRGNRMSIGSHESRLETIAPRPLASTS encoded by the coding sequence ATGCTGAATTTGTTTGACGCCGCCGGTGCGTTCCTGGCCATCAATGTGTTGAGCCTGATGATTGCGGGCTGGCGTATCTGGCCGCGTCTGGGCTCGCAGCCTGAGACGCTGCATCGACCTCCAGTTTCTGTCGTGATCCCGCTATGCGGCCTCGAGGTATTTTCGCGGGAAACGCTGGAGAGCGCGTTTCGCCTGGATTGGCCCGATTATGAAGTCATCTTCTGTGTCGCCGACGCGGGGGATGCCGTGATCCCATTGATCGAGGAAGTGCGCGAACGCCACCCAGCTATTCCCGCAACGGTTCTTGTCGGTGACGACCTGATCAGCGCCAATCCCAAGCTGAACAACTGCGTAAAAGGCTGGAATGCGGCATCGCATGAATGGGTGGTTCTCGCCGATTCGAACGTTCTCATGCCGGCCGATTATCTCATTCGCCTGATGGCCGTGTGGCGGCAGGATACCGGATTGGTATGCTCGACCCCGCTTGGTTCCCGCCCGCATGGGTTCTGGGCGGAAGTTGAATGTGCGTTCCTCAACGCCCACCAGGCGCGCTGGCAATACGCCGGAGAAGCCCTTGGATTCGGCTTTGCCCAGGGCAAGAGCATGCTCTGGCGCAAAAGCATGCTGGATGCCCACGGCGGCATTCAGGCACTGGCGTCGCATATCGCCGAGGATGCGGCCGCAACGAAGCTGGTGAGAAGCCTCGGCTTGAAAGTGCACCTGGTCTCCTCGCCGTTCGAACAGCCATTGGGTACCAGGACCTTTCGCGAGGTCTGGGCGCGGCAGTGCCGCTGGGCGAGATTGCGGCGTGTCACCTTTCCTCAATTCTACTCGCCGGAAATCCTGCTCGGCGTGATGCCGCCACTTCTGTTGTCGCTGCTCGCCGCCTTCGTTGCAGGTCGCAGCCCGTTTGCGGTTACTGGTTTTGTCGTCGGTGCTGCCTATTTGCCGGAACTCGCCCTCACCTATCGGAAGAACTGGCACATGTCCCGATGGTCGCTCATCGCCATGTTCACGCGCGATGCTTTGCTTCCAATCATATGGGTTCGAGGCTGGCTGGCGGGCAGCGCCGATTGGCGAGGCAACAGGATGTCGATCGGCTCGCACGAGTCCCGGCTCGAAACGATTGCGCCCCGGCCGCTCGCAAGCACCTCGTAA
- a CDS encoding serine kinase codes for MKFSISAGARFFLLGQRKTIFVESSQQIFEVDDLTAYFTCALTEPASLQQLVSGLVARGASRATARASVRKYLAHWSRQGLLDILLDEEEGPPLRSQVLDLAGTAVSIVCYDSPLAELVLPVFEHLETPERKSSLVYEVAAFGNGACISRNHSRGTIIAAEEAAPALKTMLTDDVLACLGRNVALHAALLVKNRQGLLICGAPGAGKTTLALALLQAGFACAGDDIAVVGADGLVQGVPFAPALKRGSWGLIDGVVRDAIAAAPIHRRLDKKRVRYLASIPYAPHEGVPLGSIVLLRRRRKGPVTISAVEPARVLSELFSGAFTPAGRLDLSQFETLLGVMRRARAIELSYSRLDEAVEALSRHHEAA; via the coding sequence ATGAAGTTCAGCATCTCCGCGGGGGCACGTTTTTTTCTGCTGGGCCAACGCAAGACGATTTTCGTAGAATCGTCGCAGCAGATTTTTGAGGTCGATGACCTCACGGCCTATTTCACATGCGCTCTCACCGAGCCGGCGTCGCTCCAGCAATTGGTGTCGGGCCTCGTGGCGCGCGGTGCCAGCCGGGCGACGGCACGCGCCTCCGTGCGGAAATACCTTGCGCATTGGTCCCGTCAGGGCCTGCTGGACATCCTCCTTGATGAGGAGGAGGGCCCGCCACTGCGCAGCCAGGTGCTTGATCTGGCAGGAACTGCTGTCTCGATAGTCTGTTACGATAGTCCTCTCGCCGAGCTCGTGCTGCCCGTTTTCGAGCATCTGGAGACGCCGGAGCGAAAGTCTTCGCTCGTCTACGAGGTGGCGGCCTTCGGCAACGGAGCTTGCATCAGCCGCAACCACTCTCGTGGAACGATCATTGCGGCCGAAGAGGCGGCGCCTGCGCTGAAGACCATGCTGACGGACGATGTGCTCGCATGCCTCGGGAGGAATGTCGCGCTCCATGCCGCGCTTCTCGTAAAGAACCGACAGGGCCTGCTCATTTGTGGCGCGCCGGGTGCCGGCAAGACGACGCTCGCGCTAGCCCTTCTCCAAGCTGGTTTTGCCTGTGCTGGGGATGATATCGCGGTTGTGGGTGCCGATGGCCTGGTGCAGGGGGTGCCTTTTGCGCCGGCACTGAAGCGCGGCTCATGGGGCCTGATCGACGGCGTCGTCCGCGATGCGATCGCCGCTGCCCCGATCCACCGCCGCCTCGACAAGAAGCGCGTTCGCTATCTCGCATCGATCCCCTACGCACCGCATGAGGGGGTTCCGCTTGGCAGTATCGTGCTTCTTCGCCGCCGCAGGAAGGGTCCGGTTACGATTTCGGCCGTGGAGCCGGCACGGGTCCTGTCCGAGCTCTTTTCCGGGGCCTTCACGCCGGCGGGGCGTCTCGACCTGTCGCAGTTCGAAACCCTGCTCGGCGTCATGCGCCGCGCTCGCGCGATCGAACTTTCCTACTCGCGGCTCGACGAAGCCGTGGAGGCGCTGAGTCGGCATCATGAAGCGGCTTAG
- a CDS encoding YbaK/EbsC family protein — MSLASVKQFFSEHAPDIDVIELAQSTATVELAAQGHGVEPAQIAKTLALKVGDDVILIVTRGDARLDNKKYKARFGTKARMLGFDEVEAETGHPVGGVCPFGLAKPHNIYCDESLKAYDVVVPAAGATNAAVHISPERIAELTGAEWVDVSAL; from the coding sequence ATGAGCCTTGCTTCCGTCAAACAGTTCTTTTCCGAACACGCGCCTGACATCGATGTCATCGAACTTGCTCAAAGTACCGCCACGGTGGAACTTGCAGCCCAAGGCCACGGTGTCGAGCCCGCGCAAATTGCCAAGACGCTGGCACTCAAGGTCGGAGACGACGTCATCCTGATCGTCACGCGCGGTGACGCCCGGCTCGACAACAAGAAGTACAAGGCCCGCTTCGGCACAAAGGCCCGCATGCTCGGCTTCGACGAGGTGGAGGCGGAAACGGGCCATCCGGTCGGCGGCGTCTGCCCTTTCGGTCTGGCCAAGCCGCACAACATCTATTGCGACGAGTCCCTGAAGGCCTATGACGTCGTCGTTCCCGCGGCCGGCGCGACCAACGCCGCCGTCCATATCAGCCCTGAGCGCATCGCGGAATTGACCGGAGCGGAATGGGTCGACGTCTCGGCGCTGTGA
- the infA gene encoding translation initiation factor IF-1, which produces MAKEEVLEFPGVVTELLPNATFRVKLENEHEIIAHTAGRMRKNRIRVLAGDKVLVEMTPYDLTKGRITYRFK; this is translated from the coding sequence ATGGCGAAAGAAGAAGTCCTAGAATTTCCGGGCGTGGTCACCGAATTGCTTCCCAACGCGACCTTCCGCGTGAAGCTTGAAAACGAGCATGAGATTATCGCTCATACGGCCGGCCGTATGCGCAAGAACCGCATCCGCGTTCTCGCCGGTGACAAGGTGCTCGTCGAAATGACCCCCTACGATCTGACGAAGGGCCGCATCACCTACCGCTTCAAGTAG
- a CDS encoding nucleotidyltransferase family protein produces MKRLSYRNLLALVSCLNGNPPSNADWDGIIALANESLTVSSLALATRTAQNVPQDVCEYLSLIYERNAERNRRLIAQLTEAVHCLNRIGIEPIVSKGAAILLAQEEGEIGGRMLTDLDILVRPADIAACIGALQGIGYEIRLGAGDGSWPGNPKFHLPTVLDRPTDVGSIDLQCRPKGPASFSDIEWLYRHSRQFALDGGYVHVPSPFAQIVFLILHDQFQDGDYWRGLIDLRHLLDMVKLARSHRIEWEVLRALFAAGYERNAVDTQILTAHALFGAEEVSELSLGRLAHLQLARRRLQVGRDYLVVPLALLTLLTEIVHYSSWDRYGGEPHASRWLEARRKIRELRRVFRLKPPGKV; encoded by the coding sequence ATGAAGCGGCTTAGCTACCGAAACCTGCTTGCACTTGTGTCGTGCCTCAATGGCAATCCGCCGAGCAACGCGGATTGGGACGGCATCATAGCCCTGGCCAATGAAAGCCTAACCGTTTCTTCCCTCGCCCTGGCGACAAGAACCGCGCAGAACGTGCCACAAGACGTTTGCGAATACCTGTCTTTGATCTACGAAAGAAACGCCGAGCGCAATCGCCGGCTGATCGCGCAACTGACGGAGGCGGTACACTGCCTCAACCGTATCGGCATCGAGCCGATTGTCTCCAAAGGGGCTGCCATTCTGCTTGCGCAGGAGGAGGGCGAGATCGGCGGGCGGATGCTCACGGATCTCGACATTCTCGTGCGCCCCGCCGATATCGCCGCCTGCATCGGAGCGCTTCAGGGCATCGGATATGAAATCCGGCTCGGCGCCGGTGACGGCTCATGGCCGGGAAACCCGAAGTTTCATTTGCCGACCGTATTGGACCGGCCGACGGATGTCGGTAGCATCGATCTGCAATGCCGGCCGAAAGGTCCCGCCTCCTTTAGCGACATCGAATGGCTTTACCGCCACAGCCGGCAGTTCGCACTCGACGGAGGATATGTCCACGTCCCGTCACCCTTCGCCCAGATCGTCTTCCTGATCTTGCATGACCAGTTCCAGGACGGCGACTATTGGCGCGGCTTGATCGACCTGCGCCATCTTCTCGATATGGTGAAACTTGCCCGGTCGCATCGTATCGAGTGGGAGGTGCTGAGAGCGCTCTTTGCCGCCGGTTACGAGCGAAATGCCGTGGACACGCAGATTCTCACCGCACATGCCTTGTTCGGTGCCGAGGAGGTATCCGAATTGTCGTTAGGCAGGCTTGCGCATCTTCAACTGGCGCGACGCCGCTTGCAGGTCGGGAGGGACTATCTCGTCGTCCCCTTAGCGCTTCTCACGCTTTTGACCGAGATCGTTCATTACTCGTCCTGGGACCGTTACGGAGGTGAGCCTCATGCCTCCCGATGGCTGGAAGCAAGGCGTAAGATTCGCGAGCTGCGGCGCGTCTTCCGGCTGAAGCCGCCGGGAAAAGTTTAG
- a CDS encoding UPF0262 family protein, which translates to MKADRNLRLCDVVLDETTIGRSTPDVEHERAVAIFDLLEENLFEPVGHPGGPYRLNLSLVDSKLVFAISTDGGEDVATHILSLTPFRRIVKDYFMICESYYAAIRSATPSQIEAIDMGRRGIHNEGSQTLMDRLSGKIRLDFDTARRLFTLVCVLYWRG; encoded by the coding sequence ATGAAGGCCGATCGCAACCTGCGGCTCTGCGATGTCGTGCTGGACGAAACAACGATCGGCCGCTCGACCCCCGACGTGGAGCACGAGCGCGCGGTTGCGATCTTCGACCTGCTCGAGGAAAATCTCTTCGAGCCCGTGGGGCATCCCGGTGGTCCTTATCGGCTGAACCTGTCGCTGGTGGACTCGAAGCTCGTCTTCGCGATCTCGACCGATGGCGGGGAGGATGTCGCTACGCATATCCTGTCGCTGACGCCATTCCGGCGGATCGTCAAGGACTATTTCATGATCTGCGAAAGCTATTACGCCGCGATCCGATCGGCGACGCCGAGCCAGATCGAAGCGATCGACATGGGCCGCCGCGGCATTCACAACGAGGGCTCGCAGACGCTGATGGATCGCTTGTCCGGCAAGATCAGGCTGGATTTCGATACGGCGCGGCGGCTCTTCACACTGGTCTGTGTGCTCTATTGGCGTGGTTGA
- a CDS encoding DUF930 domain-containing protein produces MKALACAFVLGLSIANPVAAMDQTLVRQFEKLDPQTRLEQRCDTEAMERISADKTSFKPDKVIAYTFADPIFKGDKMKAPGAVFRSGGDWYKLAFKCRTNSEHLDVLSFEYKIGELVPRERWDQLYLYP; encoded by the coding sequence ATGAAAGCACTCGCCTGCGCGTTTGTCCTTGGCCTGTCGATCGCAAATCCGGTAGCTGCGATGGATCAGACTCTCGTGCGACAGTTCGAGAAGCTCGACCCGCAGACGCGCCTGGAACAGCGTTGCGATACCGAGGCGATGGAGCGGATCAGCGCGGACAAGACGTCATTCAAGCCGGACAAGGTGATCGCCTACACCTTCGCCGATCCAATCTTCAAGGGCGACAAGATGAAGGCGCCGGGTGCGGTGTTCCGAAGTGGGGGCGATTGGTACAAGCTTGCCTTCAAGTGCCGCACCAACTCAGAGCACCTCGACGTGTTGTCGTTTGAATACAAGATCGGGGAACTTGTGCCGCGGGAACGCTGGGACCAGCTTTATCTTTACCCCTGA
- a CDS encoding Maf-like protein yields MAVNQKLILASGSPRRVELLAQAGIEPARLLPMDLDETPKRAEHPRSLARRLSAEKAKAALAAIKGEPGWDGSYILAADTVVCVGRRILPKPELVSEASSALHLLSGRSHRVYTGICLVTPDRTIRQKVIDTKVRFKRLSGHDIESYLASGQWRGKAGGYAIQGIAGSFVVKLVGSYTNVVGLPLYETVNLLIGEGYDVHNRWLEG; encoded by the coding sequence ATGGCAGTGAACCAAAAACTGATACTGGCGTCCGGGTCGCCGCGTCGTGTGGAGCTTCTGGCGCAGGCGGGCATCGAGCCTGCGCGCCTGCTGCCGATGGATCTTGATGAGACACCAAAGCGTGCGGAGCATCCCCGCTCTCTGGCGCGGCGCCTGTCGGCCGAGAAGGCGAAGGCGGCGCTTGCTGCGATCAAGGGGGAGCCGGGCTGGGACGGCAGCTACATTCTCGCTGCCGACACCGTCGTTTGCGTTGGCCGCCGCATTCTGCCGAAGCCGGAGCTGGTGAGCGAGGCGTCGAGCGCCTTGCATCTTCTCTCCGGCCGTAGCCATCGCGTCTATACGGGCATCTGCCTCGTCACCCCGGATCGCACCATCCGCCAGAAGGTCATCGACACCAAGGTGCGCTTCAAGCGTCTTTCGGGCCACGATATCGAAAGCTACCTCGCCTCAGGCCAGTGGCGCGGCAAGGCGGGTGGCTATGCCATCCAGGGCATTGCCGGCAGTTTTGTCGTCAAGCTCGTCGGTTCCTATACCAATGTGGTAGGCTTGCCACTCTACGAAACCGTCAATCTTCTCATCGGTGAAGGATATGACGTGCACAATCGCTGGCTGGAAGGCTGA
- a CDS encoding GlxA family transcriptional regulator yields METTLIGKKAATKSHRAGQGVLRVGFILARSFTLSAFSLFADALRLGSDIEDKSGRVNCDWEVLGSTRNFVMSSCGIQVAPTASLRPPTEFSYIAVVGGRLNVEEPIDRETINYLHRAVRAGVPIIGVCTGSFILAEAGVLDGHAACVSWLHHNEFRSRFPAIAVTSKHIFVEDGNVITCAGGSSVADLATYLIRKHVGEEAERNALEIMQITRRRDATEMQTRNPLGTVTVQDKRISLALMVMEQHLEDIIGIDDVANALGISRRQLERLFQNELGATPVSVYLKLRLDAAMRLVASTEKPLIDIALETGFENVSHFIRKFREAFSLTPGAARKQLAAAKRPASTAPRVLPNAQSSR; encoded by the coding sequence TTGGAAACGACCCTGATAGGAAAAAAGGCGGCCACGAAGAGCCATCGCGCCGGCCAAGGGGTGCTACGCGTCGGTTTCATTCTCGCACGGAGCTTCACGCTCAGCGCCTTCTCGCTGTTTGCCGATGCCTTGAGGCTTGGCAGCGATATCGAGGACAAGTCGGGCCGGGTGAACTGCGACTGGGAGGTGCTTGGCAGCACGAGAAACTTCGTCATGTCCAGCTGCGGCATACAGGTGGCGCCCACGGCCTCGCTCCGCCCGCCGACCGAGTTCAGCTACATCGCCGTCGTTGGCGGGCGGCTCAACGTCGAAGAGCCGATCGACCGGGAAACGATCAACTATCTTCACCGGGCGGTACGGGCGGGCGTGCCGATCATCGGAGTGTGCACGGGAAGCTTCATCCTGGCCGAGGCGGGCGTGCTCGATGGGCATGCCGCCTGCGTCAGCTGGCTCCATCACAATGAGTTTCGATCACGCTTCCCCGCAATCGCGGTGACGTCAAAGCACATCTTTGTCGAGGACGGCAATGTCATCACCTGCGCCGGAGGCAGCAGCGTCGCTGACCTGGCCACCTATCTGATCCGCAAACATGTCGGCGAAGAAGCCGAGCGCAACGCGCTCGAAATCATGCAGATCACCCGCCGCAGAGATGCTACCGAAATGCAGACGCGAAATCCGCTCGGCACGGTCACCGTGCAGGACAAACGGATCAGTCTCGCCCTCATGGTGATGGAGCAGCATCTTGAGGACATCATCGGCATAGACGATGTGGCGAACGCGCTCGGCATATCGCGCAGGCAGCTCGAACGCCTGTTCCAGAACGAGCTCGGCGCCACGCCGGTTTCGGTCTATCTGAAACTTCGCCTCGACGCGGCGATGCGGCTGGTTGCATCCACCGAAAAGCCGTTGATCGACATTGCGCTCGAAACCGGCTTCGAGAACGTGTCTCACTTTATCCGGAAATTCAGGGAAGCGTTTTCGCTCACTCCCGGCGCGGCCCGCAAGCAGCTTGCGGCGGCAAAACGCCCGGCTTCTACAGCGCCCCGCGTTTTACCCAACGCGCAAAGCAGCCGTTAA
- the hisD gene encoding histidinol dehydrogenase — protein MATRLNYLDSGFEQAFAAFLTTKREVSEDVNAAVRAIIDDVRARGDAALAEYSARFDGIDFATTAMAVGAAEIDAAIDAVEPEVLGALKVAATRIEAHHRRQLPKDDIYEDGLGVGLGSRWTAIDAVGLYVPGGTASYPSSVLMNALPAKVAGVPRIVMVVPASGGAINPAVLAAARLAGVEEIYRIGGAQAVAALAYGTETIAPVAKIVGPGNAYVAAAKRQVFGTVGIDMIAGPSEVLVIADNGNDPDWIAADLLAQAEHDAGAQAILITDDAAFGDAVAAAVERQLKTLPRAETAAASWRDFGAIIEVPDLEKAVPLANRIAAEHLELAMADADQMVPKIRNAGAIFVGRHTPEVIGDYVGGSNHVLPTARSARFSSGLGVLDYMKRTSILRLGADQLRALGPAAIALARSEGLEAHARSVAIRLNLGGEG, from the coding sequence TTGGCAACCAGGCTGAACTATCTCGACAGCGGCTTCGAACAGGCGTTTGCCGCGTTTTTGACAACCAAGCGGGAAGTTTCGGAAGACGTCAATGCCGCCGTACGCGCCATCATCGACGATGTTCGCGCCCGGGGCGACGCGGCGTTGGCGGAGTACTCCGCTCGCTTCGACGGCATCGATTTCGCCACAACCGCGATGGCCGTCGGCGCGGCTGAGATCGACGCGGCGATCGATGCGGTCGAGCCCGAGGTTCTCGGCGCCTTGAAGGTCGCCGCAACCCGGATCGAGGCGCATCACCGCCGGCAATTGCCGAAGGACGATATCTACGAAGATGGACTGGGCGTTGGGCTCGGCTCGCGCTGGACGGCGATTGACGCGGTCGGGCTCTATGTGCCGGGCGGCACGGCGAGCTATCCGAGCTCGGTTCTCATGAATGCACTGCCTGCCAAGGTTGCCGGCGTGCCGCGCATCGTCATGGTCGTGCCTGCAAGCGGCGGCGCGATCAACCCGGCCGTGCTCGCGGCCGCGCGTCTCGCCGGCGTCGAGGAAATCTACCGTATCGGCGGCGCCCAGGCGGTCGCCGCACTTGCCTATGGTACCGAGACGATCGCGCCGGTGGCCAAGATCGTCGGTCCGGGCAACGCCTATGTCGCGGCCGCCAAGCGGCAGGTTTTCGGCACTGTCGGCATCGACATGATTGCCGGTCCGTCGGAAGTGCTGGTGATCGCCGACAATGGTAACGACCCGGACTGGATCGCCGCCGACCTTCTGGCGCAGGCCGAACACGACGCCGGCGCCCAGGCGATCCTGATCACCGATGATGCGGCCTTCGGGGATGCGGTGGCGGCGGCGGTCGAACGGCAGTTGAAGACGCTGCCGCGTGCCGAAACCGCGGCTGCAAGCTGGCGCGATTTCGGCGCCATCATCGAGGTGCCGGATCTCGAGAAGGCGGTACCCCTTGCCAACCGGATCGCCGCCGAGCACCTGGAACTGGCTATGGCGGATGCGGATCAGATGGTTCCGAAGATCCGCAATGCCGGTGCCATCTTCGTTGGTCGCCATACGCCGGAGGTCATCGGCGACTATGTCGGCGGCTCGAACCATGTGCTGCCGACGGCGCGCTCGGCGCGCTTCTCGTCCGGCCTCGGCGTGCTCGACTACATGAAGCGGACATCGATCCTCAGGCTCGGTGCGGATCAGTTGCGCGCGCTCGGTCCCGCTGCGATCGCGCTCGCGCGGTCGGAAGGTCTTGAGGCCCATGCCCGCTCGGTCGCCATTCGCCTCAATCTCGGGGGCGAGGGATGA
- a CDS encoding low molecular weight phosphatase family protein: protein MTGTALPQAKSPRSVLFMCGMNAIRSPMAEALAKATLPKGTYVASAGVRHGERDPFVDVVLAEVGLTIDRHQPRTLDELEDDYFDIIVTLAPEAHHVALELTRSMAVDVVYWPTPDPTVATGTREQIVAAYRSVRDHLATLIASRLAVEHARREEA from the coding sequence ATGACCGGTACCGCCTTGCCGCAAGCGAAATCGCCCCGCTCGGTTCTCTTCATGTGCGGAATGAATGCCATCCGCTCGCCGATGGCCGAAGCTCTTGCCAAGGCAACACTGCCGAAGGGGACTTACGTCGCATCAGCCGGCGTGCGGCATGGGGAGCGAGATCCCTTCGTCGATGTGGTCCTCGCCGAAGTCGGCCTGACGATCGACCGCCATCAGCCGCGCACGCTCGATGAGCTTGAGGACGATTACTTCGACATCATCGTGACGCTCGCGCCGGAAGCCCACCACGTGGCGCTTGAACTGACCCGGTCCATGGCCGTCGATGTCGTCTATTGGCCGACACCGGATCCAACGGTTGCGACCGGGACGCGCGAGCAGATCGTTGCGGCCTATCGCTCAGTTCGTGACCATCTGGCGACGCTGATCGCCAGCCGCTTGGCTGTCGAGCACGCGCGCCGCGAGGAGGCCTGA
- a CDS encoding DUF2948 family protein, translating into MDALKLLALDEEDLGVVSAHVQDAVFKVAGISYDARRGQLSLVINRFVWENADGKRRSFERRRAVLSFKRVVAVRSLGFDRGDAEAVLDLLALRFSMKGEGPEGAIELVLAGEASIVLDVECIEVQLADTGGAWETAFRPRHPEGA; encoded by the coding sequence ATGGATGCTCTGAAGCTGCTGGCACTCGACGAGGAAGACCTTGGCGTCGTTTCCGCGCATGTGCAGGACGCAGTCTTCAAGGTGGCGGGCATTTCCTATGACGCCCGCCGTGGTCAGCTTTCCTTGGTCATCAACCGGTTCGTCTGGGAAAACGCCGACGGCAAGCGGCGCAGTTTCGAGCGGCGCCGGGCCGTGCTCTCGTTCAAGCGCGTGGTCGCCGTGCGCTCGCTCGGTTTCGACCGGGGGGATGCAGAAGCGGTTCTCGACCTCCTGGCCCTGCGTTTTTCCATGAAGGGCGAGGGGCCGGAAGGTGCGATCGAACTGGTGCTCGCCGGAGAGGCATCGATCGTGCTCGATGTGGAATGTATCGAGGTACAGCTTGCCGACACGGGCGGGGCGTGGGAAACCGCGTTCAGACCCCGGCATCCCGAAGGCGCCTGA